A window of the Nocardia sp. NBC_01329 genome harbors these coding sequences:
- a CDS encoding thiolase domain-containing protein, producing the protein MSFPAAVLGTGQTHHVAKRSDVSMAGMCREAIDRALADADLTMADIDAIVIGKAPDMFEGMMMPELYMADALGAPGKPLLRVHTAGSVGGSTACVAASMVQGGVHERVLAIAWEKQSESNAMWALSIPVPFTMPVGAGAGGYFAPHVRSYIRRANAPLHVGAMVAAKDRRNGAKNPHAHLKQGDKTVEEVLSSQMLWDPIRFDETCPSSDGACAVVIGGEKSAAAVEAAGKKVGWIHATAMRTEPLAYAGRDQVNPQAGQEAAKALWAQAGITDPLAEIDAAEIYVPFSWFEPMWLENLGFAAQGDGWKLTDKGETEIGGALPVNPSGGVLSSNPIGASGMIRFAEAAKQVMGRAGDYQVDNARKALGHAYGGGSQYFSMWVVGSERR; encoded by the coding sequence ATGAGTTTCCCCGCCGCGGTGCTGGGCACCGGACAAACCCACCACGTTGCCAAACGCAGCGATGTCTCCATGGCCGGGATGTGCCGCGAGGCGATCGACCGGGCACTGGCCGACGCCGACCTGACCATGGCCGATATCGACGCGATCGTCATCGGCAAGGCCCCGGACATGTTCGAGGGCATGATGATGCCCGAGCTGTACATGGCCGATGCCCTGGGCGCACCCGGGAAACCGCTGTTGCGCGTGCACACCGCGGGCTCGGTCGGCGGATCCACCGCCTGTGTGGCCGCCAGCATGGTGCAGGGCGGAGTGCACGAACGGGTGCTCGCCATCGCCTGGGAGAAGCAGTCGGAATCGAATGCCATGTGGGCGTTGTCGATTCCGGTGCCGTTCACCATGCCGGTCGGGGCGGGCGCGGGCGGTTATTTCGCACCTCATGTGCGCTCCTATATCCGGCGCGCCAACGCCCCCCTGCACGTCGGCGCGATGGTGGCGGCCAAGGATCGGCGCAACGGGGCCAAGAACCCGCACGCTCATCTCAAACAGGGCGACAAAACCGTCGAAGAGGTGCTGTCGTCCCAGATGCTGTGGGATCCCATCCGGTTCGACGAGACCTGCCCCTCCTCCGACGGCGCCTGCGCTGTGGTCATCGGTGGCGAGAAATCGGCGGCCGCGGTGGAGGCCGCCGGTAAGAAGGTCGGCTGGATCCACGCGACCGCGATGCGCACCGAACCGCTGGCCTACGCCGGTCGCGACCAGGTGAACCCGCAGGCAGGCCAGGAAGCCGCGAAGGCACTGTGGGCGCAGGCCGGGATCACCGACCCGCTGGCCGAGATCGACGCCGCCGAGATCTACGTCCCGTTCTCCTGGTTCGAACCGATGTGGCTGGAGAACCTCGGTTTCGCAGCCCAGGGCGACGGCTGGAAGCTCACCGACAAGGGCGAAACCGAGATCGGCGGCGCCCTGCCGGTGAACCCGTCGGGCGGGGTGCTCTCCTCGAACCCGATCGGCGCCTCCGGCATGATCCGCTTCGCCGAGGCCGCCAAGCAGGTCATGGGCCGGGCCGGGGACTACCAGGTCGACAATGCCCGCAAAGCGCTGGGACACGCCTACGGTGGTGGCTCCCAGTACTTCTCCATGTGGGTCGTCGGATCGGAACGCCGATGA